The proteins below come from a single Aegilops tauschii subsp. strangulata cultivar AL8/78 chromosome 6, Aet v6.0, whole genome shotgun sequence genomic window:
- the LOC141025853 gene encoding uncharacterized protein: protein MTEEHATTQPPAGGSALPRTVNDTTEETRKPPADEEAERSAKRPSRTKLHKAIMRSLGDVREAQATLYDPKRRRFDCCRGFDWDMGEPAVFDHEEECFPISVFGNMLMRDDLDFKCIYLFQRDRDNCQVISSPDEMLNLIGPNRGPAEADVFYFEINLKIRGEEPTMDMIFSRTLVYQEYPLDAWTKKQQVSSWLSTLEFSYRSVHYAVEATVGIKILRGPRFLHGSLIASTSKEPSEMVLYDSERWGANTKVAEDGSVNLPRCLVILRVDEDLFLKVYVFGRRHKRAKPKTTVLTVEHSDRSFDVKLGCYHLQVTVSWSGILLR, encoded by the exons ATGACGGAGGAGCACGCTACGACCCAGCCGCCGGCCGGCGGCTCTGCACTTCCACGCACGGTGAACGACACcacggaggagacgcgcaagccTCCGGCGGATGAGGAGGCGGAGCGGTCAGCGAAGCGGCCGTCGCGGACCAAGCTGCACAAAGCGATCATGCGATCTCTTGGTGATGTGCGCGAGGCGCAGGCCACGCTGTACGATCCCAAGCGAAGGCGCTTCGACTGCTGCCGCGGCTTTGACTGGGACATGGGCGAGCCCGCCGTGTTCGATCACGAGGAAGAGT GTTTCCCGATCAGCGTGTTTGGGAATATGTTGATGAGAGATGACTTGGACTTCAAATGCATCTACCTCTTCCAACGTGATAGAGACAACTGCCAGGTCATCAGCTCACCG GATGAAATGCTAAATTTGATAGGGCCCAATCGAGGACCTGCAGAAGCTGATGTTTTCTATTTTGAGATCAACCTAAAGATCAGGGGCGAAGAACCTACTATGGATATGATTTTCAGCAGGACCTTGGTGTACCAAGAATATCCTCTTGATGCATGGACTAAGAAACAACAAGTTTCAAGTTGGCTGAGTACATTAGAGTTTTCATACAGATCTGTGCACTATGCGGTGGAAGCCACCGTTGGGATCAAAATTTTGAGAGGGCCACGATTCTTGCATGGCAGCCTGATAGCTTCCACCTCCAAAGAGCCTAGTGAGATGGTGCTATATGACAGTGAGCGCTGGGGTGCCAATACCAAGGTTGCTGAGGATGGGTCGGTGAATCTACCTCGTTGTCTAGTAATTCTGCGCGTAGATGAGGATTTATTCCTAAAAGTTTATGTTTTTGGCCGTCGCCATAAAAGAGCTAAGCCCAAGACCACTGTCCTTACAGTTGAACATTCTGATAGATCATTCGATGTAAAACTAGGTTGTTATCATTTACAAGTCACCGTGTCTTGGTCAGGCATTTTGTTGCGCTAG